A stretch of DNA from Candidatus Methanoperedens sp.:
TTCATGCGTGTTCAGATATCGAGTTTTCGCATTCTTTCAATGGCTGTGTTGATCCTATTAACCGGTTGCGTCAATGAAAATCTTATATATCCTTCGCCGTGTTCCCCGAACCCTACACCAGGAGTCGCAACTATTCCTGCCTTTCCAAGCAGCATCGTAGTGAAATCCAGGGATTTACCTTCCACTGGCGTCCATACATAGAATGTGGCCCTGGGAGGATCCACTTCAAATCCGAGTTCTCTCAGGCCTGCGACAAGCGCATCGCGCCTCTCCTTGTAGATCCGGTTCATTTCAGACACACAATCCTGGGGCCCGGAAAGCGCGGCGATCCCGGCTTCCTGAACAGCCTCGAACGCGCCCGAATCCACGTTCGTCTTAACCTTCCCCAGACCTGCGATTATATCGCGGTTCCCGACAGCAAAACCTATCCTCCAGCCCGTCATATTGTATGTTTTGGAAAGAGAGTGCATCTCGATCCCGACTTCCATTGCACCGCTTACGCTCAGGAAACTGGGTGCTTTGTATCCATTGAAAGTCATTTCTGAATAAGCATTATCGTGAACGACAATAATATCATGTTCAGCTGCGAAATCCACTACTTCTTCAAAAAATTTCAAGGACGCTATTGCCGATGTGGGGTTGTTTGGATAATTAAGAAACATGATCTTGGCTTTTTTTGCTATGTTCACCGGTATGGCTCCAAGGTCGGGAAGAAAATCGTTCTCGGCTATAAGCGGCATCTTATACGGTCTGCCATCTGCCAGTATTGACCCGATGTTATACACTGGATAGCCGGGGTCGGGAACAAGGGATATCTCCCCCGGATTCAGGAATGCAAGAGGGATATGGGCGATACCCTCTTTTGACCCTATGAGCGCCAGTACCTCATCTTCAGGATTGAGGTCTATGCTCATAGTCTTCTTAAGCCATCCGGCTGCAGCCGTCCTGAAAGAGAGCATTCCTTCATATGATGGATACCTGTGATAAGCAGGATTCGACACAGCTTTTTTCATTGCTTCCACTATATGCGGGGGGGTAGGCATATCCGGGTCCCCTATGCTCAGGTTGATGACATCCACACCTTTCCTGACAGCTTCAGCCTTTGCTTTATCGATTGCTGCGAATAAATAAGGGGGTAATGAATTTATCCTGTCGGCGTACATAACATTTCGCCGTTCAAATGTTGGTTATTGTATATAAGATATGACCATTTAATCCGAAAAAGCAAGAACTTTAATCCTCATCCTCATCTTCATCTTTCCCGGCTTCAAAAAACAGCTCGCCGTACAGCAATTTTTCGATCACCTGAGATATGTATAGACGCTTCTGGTATCTCTGCAGGTCC
This window harbors:
- a CDS encoding LL-diaminopimelate aminotransferase, producing the protein MYADRINSLPPYLFAAIDKAKAEAVRKGVDVINLSIGDPDMPTPPHIVEAMKKAVSNPAYHRYPSYEGMLSFRTAAAGWLKKTMSIDLNPEDEVLALIGSKEGIAHIPLAFLNPGEISLVPDPGYPVYNIGSILADGRPYKMPLIAENDFLPDLGAIPVNIAKKAKIMFLNYPNNPTSAIASLKFFEEVVDFAAEHDIIVVHDNAYSEMTFNGYKAPSFLSVSGAMEVGIEMHSLSKTYNMTGWRIGFAVGNRDIIAGLGKVKTNVDSGAFEAVQEAGIAALSGPQDCVSEMNRIYKERRDALVAGLRELGFEVDPPRATFYVWTPVEGKSLDFTTMLLGKAGIVATPGVGFGEHGEGYIRFSLTQPVNRINTAIERMRKLDI